In Mycobacterium sp. Aquia_216, a genomic segment contains:
- a CDS encoding MmpS family protein: MGRIWIPLLIVAVLTAGGFTVSRLHGIFGSEKRQSYADTRIKDSKPFNPKHLKYEVFGAPGTVADISYFDVNADPQHINAVTLPWSMDLSTTLPSIVGNVVAQGDSDTIGCRIIVDGTVKSEKVSHEVNAFTYCVLTAA, translated from the coding sequence CTGGGGCGAATCTGGATCCCGCTACTCATCGTCGCCGTGCTCACCGCCGGCGGATTCACCGTCTCGCGGTTGCACGGGATATTCGGCTCCGAGAAACGTCAGTCGTATGCCGACACCAGGATCAAGGACAGCAAGCCTTTCAACCCCAAGCATCTGAAGTACGAAGTCTTCGGAGCACCGGGGACCGTGGCTGACATCAGTTATTTCGACGTCAATGCCGACCCGCAGCACATCAACGCAGTCACGCTGCCGTGGTCGATGGATCTCTCGACAACGCTGCCGTCAATCGTGGGAAACGTGGTGGCACAAGGCGATAGCGATACTATCGGCTGCCGAATCATCGTCGATGGCACCGTCAAGTCCGAGAAGGTCTCACACGAGGTGAACGCCTTCACGTACTGCGTGCTGACGGCGGCATGA
- a CDS encoding MbtH family protein — MSTNPFDDDNGSFFVLVNDEEQHSLWPTFADVPAGWRVVYGEADRAACLEYIEQNWPDIRPKSLRDRLAAGRSFDK; from the coding sequence GTGAGCACGAATCCGTTCGACGACGATAATGGCAGTTTTTTCGTGTTGGTCAATGATGAGGAGCAACACAGCTTGTGGCCGACGTTCGCCGACGTTCCCGCAGGGTGGCGGGTGGTATACGGCGAAGCCGACCGTGCGGCGTGCCTCGAGTACATCGAGCAGAACTGGCCCGATATCCGGCCCAAGAGTCTGCGCGATCGGCTGGCAGCGGGTCGGAGTTTTGATAAGTAA
- a CDS encoding non-ribosomal peptide synthetase, producing the protein MESGERAHPLTRGQLDIWLSQETGFAGTEWQLGLMVSIEGTVDRDLLQQAIRQVVAEAEPGRAAFFEAGGHVSQKAVEYPDTELGFYDFRGSDDPVRTARETASSIQRTPMPFSGPLFTFVLFQTQDEQFYLFACCHHIAVDGMGMALVARRVATVYTALVAGQPVPDPYFGSLQDLIDCEQGYEASVDYRDDRAYWQEHLPTDTGFNYRLPQATVERDPYLTSASVQLDPAVVSRMQQLTKQLRVRRYSAITAACALLVRGWSGNASEVTLDFPVSRRVTPESKTLPAMLAGVVPLVLSTSPEATVADFVAHVDTRIRELLQHQRFPVHALEGEGGARQGANRVGVNFIPSRLTLNLAGAPATATYTNHGPVGHFGFFFIGAGDQLFLSTAGPGQPFANFDVADLAANLQRVLLAMVEDPTATLSSIEAVDADDAARLDEVGNRAVLTEFAPAKVSIPAVFAEHVEQTPEAVAVTFEGRPTTYRELDEAANRLAHLLVDEGVGPGHCVALQFSRSADAIIAILAVLKTGAAYLPIDPALPAARTEFMLADAAPTAAVTTADLRSRLDGQDLVVIDVADPRIAAQPSTALPTPDPDNIAHIIYTSGTTGTPKGVAVTHHNVTQLFARFDAGLPRTGVWSQCHSLAFDFSVWEIWAALLGGRRLVVVPESVTRSPEDFHALLVGEHVSVLTQTPSAVGMLSPEGLETAALVVAGEACPAEVMDQWAPGRVMVNGYGPTETTVCVAISAPLVAGSGVVPIGSPVPGAALFVLDRWLKPVPPGVVGELYVAGAGVACGYVRRAGLTSSRFVACPFGQPGERMYRTGDLVSWGDDGQLLYLGRADEQVKIRGYRIELGEVQAALAALDDVKQAAVIAREDRPGDKRLVGYVTGAVDPAAARATLAERLPAYMVPAAVVVLEALPLTPNGKLDTRALPAPEYHNVGGAYRAPTTAVEEVLAGIYAEILGLERVGIDDSFFDLGGDSILSMQVVARARAAGVLLRPRDIFVEQSVARLAQVASVTTGEIGAVDEGLGEVVATPIIRWLQDIEGPVEQFNQSMVVQAPAGATEADVAVVLQALVDRHATLRMRADDDGAGGWSLWVPEVESLEAAGLVHSVDVLSDEALVEARSRLNPATGAMLSALWVTSTSQLALIIHHLAVDGVSWRILLEDLNIAWAQHHSGQEVELPAPGTSFARWSALLEEHARDAAVVQQADAWRRVAATPAVLPAVQPAVDTQASAGRLSVDLDVDTTRLLLGEVPAAFHAGVQDILLIAFGLAWAEFLGTPGTPLGIDVEGHGRHEELTPYVDLSRTVGWFTTKYPVSLTVGGLDWARVTAGDPALGPVIKDVKEQLRALPDGLTYGLLRYLNPEVDLAGTDPAIGFNYLGRMGASAAELSEDLWRVSQESLALAGAAAAIPMPLAHTVELNAGTVDSEAGPHLHANWTWAPSALDDSQINRLSQLWFDALAGICAHVRRGGGGLTPSDVAPARLSQQQIDDLSRQIRIADVLPLTPVQQGLLFHTALAEGSGDDLYAVQLGITVTGPLDQKRLREAVQAVVNRHPNLAARFCQQFDEPIQIIPADPVIAWQYVEMAGGDAEVDERVQRLCADERAAVCDIADQPAFRVALIRTADNRHRLVLTIHHIVIDGWSLPILLQEIFTLYYGQRLPAAPAYRNFVTWLGEQDRDAAQAAWAEVLAGFDTPTLVSPPGQAAERGVESYRVPADTTQALTELARSNHTTVSNVLQAAWAQVLMWLTGHQDVAFGTAVSGRPSELVGAEALVGLLINTIPVRAHATATTTIADLMAQLQRAHNDTLEYDHLALRDIHRVTGHDQLFDTLFLYENYPVDTGALLGVHELAITDFSSREFNHYPLSVVVTPGHELSLRVEFDSQVFDVATVDSLIERLRRVLVTMTTDPTRRLSAIDLLDDDEHSRLEEWGNRAVLTQPASAPVSIPELFAAQVARAPEAVAVNCGEGSWTYRELDEAANRLAHLLSDRGAGPGERVAVLLNRSAEAIVSLLAVLKTGAAYLPMDPAHPTARMEFMLSDSAPIAAVTSADLRPRLEGVDLQVIDIDDPAVAAAPNTALPTPAADHVAYIIYTSGTTGKPKGVAVTHRNVTQLLESLDAEMELGQVWTQCHSLAFDYSVWEIWGALLHGGRVVVVPDSVVRSPEDLHALLVSEQVSVLSQTPSAFYALQAADALAPELGQQLKLQTVVFGGEALEPQRLQPWLHNHPGLPRMINMYGITETTVHASFREIVDADVDSNNSPIGVPLAHLAFFVLDGWLRPVAPGVVGELYVAGAGVASGYVGRPDLTTTRFVACPFGGPGSRMYRTGDLVSWGTDGQLRYMGRADKQVKIRGYRIELGEIQAALAGVDGVSQAAVIAREDRPGDKRLVGYVTGTADPTEIRSQLAERLPTYMVPVAVVVLDALPLTVNGKLDTRALPAPEYSDVDSYRAPTDAIEEILAGVYAQVLGVERVGVDDSFFDLGGDSILSMQVVARARAAGVLCRPRDIFVEQTVARLARVARMGAEGDGAVDEGLGEVVATPIIRWLQDTDGPVEQFNQTMVVQAPDGVTEADAAIVLQALVDRHAMLRLRVDDDGAGGWSLWVPEVGAVDATALLQSVDVLSDDALVESRSRLSLAAGVMLSALWVNSTSQLVLIIHHLAVDGVSWRILLEDLNIAWAQHHSGQEVALPAPGTSFARWSSMLDAHARVPEVVAQAEAWRQVAAVPAALPAVQPTTDTFATAGQLSVGLDVETTRLLLGEVPAAFHAGVQDILLIAFGLAWAEFLGTGGSPIGIDVEGHGRHEELAADVDLSRTVGWFTTKYPVALAVGELGWTQVVAGDSALGPVIKDAKEQLRGLPDPLTYGLLRYLNPDVDLDGSDPAIGFNYLGRLGAGATDLSGDLWQVSQDDLPAVAAATAVAMPLAHTVELNAGTMDTEDGPQLQANWTWASSALDQAQANRLSQLWFDALSGICAHVRDGGGGLTPSDLAPARISQQQIDELQQTDQIADVLPLTPLQQGLFFHASTAEDLGVSGDDLYAVQLDITITGAVDQDRLRDAVHTVVTRHPHLVARFSGDFDEPLQILPAEPELTWQYLELDEGDVDEQVEQVSAAERAAVCDLVDKPAFRAALLRTAEDQYRFVLTNHHIVLDGWSKPLLLQEIFASYYGHRLPAAVSYRKFVTWLAGQDRSAARAAWREVFDGFDTPTLVGPPQRMGLGARGVEEFQVSAETTLALSELARSCRTTVSTVLQAAWAQLLMRMTGQPDVAFGTAVSGRPTDLPGAESIVGLMINTVPIRANINSATTIEDLLGQLQSSYTDTLEHQYLGLNEIHRITGHDQLFDTMFVYENYPIDTAALSGVQDLSITRFTNREYNHYPLSVQAVPGHELGLRVEYDTDVFDKASIETLVERLRRVLVAMTDDAGDE; encoded by the coding sequence ATGGAAAGTGGTGAGCGGGCACATCCGCTGACACGGGGGCAGCTCGATATTTGGCTCTCGCAGGAAACCGGTTTCGCGGGTACCGAGTGGCAGCTTGGCCTTATGGTGTCGATCGAAGGCACCGTCGATCGCGATTTGCTGCAGCAGGCAATCCGGCAAGTGGTTGCGGAGGCCGAGCCGGGCAGGGCCGCGTTCTTCGAAGCCGGCGGTCACGTTTCCCAAAAGGCTGTCGAGTATCCGGATACAGAGCTGGGCTTTTATGATTTCCGGGGCTCCGACGATCCGGTGCGAACGGCCCGCGAAACGGCGTCGTCAATTCAGCGCACGCCAATGCCATTCTCGGGTCCGCTTTTTACATTTGTGTTATTTCAAACACAAGACGAACAATTCTATTTGTTCGCTTGCTGCCACCACATCGCCGTGGACGGCATGGGCATGGCGCTGGTGGCTCGCCGGGTCGCCACCGTCTATACAGCGCTTGTCGCCGGTCAACCGGTACCTGACCCGTACTTCGGTTCGTTGCAGGACCTGATCGACTGCGAGCAAGGCTACGAGGCCTCCGTCGACTATCGAGACGACCGGGCCTATTGGCAGGAGCACCTGCCCACCGACACCGGATTCAATTATCGGTTGCCCCAGGCCACCGTCGAGCGTGACCCGTATCTGACTTCCGCGTCGGTTCAGTTGGACCCGGCAGTGGTGAGCCGAATGCAACAGCTGACGAAACAGTTGCGGGTTCGTCGGTATTCGGCCATTACCGCCGCCTGCGCGCTGTTGGTGCGCGGCTGGTCTGGCAATGCTTCCGAGGTGACGCTCGACTTCCCGGTCAGTCGCCGGGTAACGCCGGAGTCGAAGACACTCCCCGCGATGCTCGCCGGAGTTGTTCCACTTGTGTTGTCGACTTCCCCTGAGGCGACGGTCGCCGATTTTGTCGCCCACGTCGACACGCGAATTCGGGAGCTGTTGCAACATCAGCGTTTCCCGGTGCACGCCCTCGAGGGTGAGGGTGGCGCCCGGCAGGGCGCGAATCGCGTGGGCGTCAACTTCATCCCGTCCCGCCTGACTCTGAACCTCGCGGGTGCACCCGCAACCGCGACATATACAAACCACGGCCCGGTGGGACACTTCGGATTCTTCTTCATCGGTGCCGGTGACCAGCTCTTCCTGAGCACCGCCGGTCCCGGGCAGCCCTTTGCGAATTTCGATGTCGCCGACTTGGCGGCGAATTTGCAGCGGGTGCTGTTGGCGATGGTCGAGGACCCCACGGCGACATTGTCGTCGATCGAGGCCGTGGACGCCGATGACGCGGCTCGCCTCGACGAGGTCGGTAACCGGGCCGTCCTGACCGAGTTCGCACCCGCGAAGGTGTCGATTCCGGCGGTATTCGCCGAACACGTGGAGCAGACCCCCGAGGCAGTGGCGGTGACCTTCGAGGGCCGACCCACGACCTACCGGGAACTCGATGAGGCCGCCAACCGATTGGCGCACCTCCTCGTCGACGAGGGAGTTGGCCCGGGCCACTGTGTGGCGCTTCAGTTTTCCCGTTCGGCCGACGCAATCATCGCGATCCTGGCGGTCTTGAAGACCGGAGCGGCATACCTGCCGATCGACCCCGCACTGCCCGCGGCGCGCACGGAGTTCATGCTTGCCGACGCCGCGCCGACGGCCGCGGTGACCACCGCAGACCTGCGGTCGCGGTTGGACGGACAGGATCTGGTGGTCATCGACGTCGCCGATCCCCGCATCGCGGCCCAGCCCAGCACGGCACTGCCGACACCGGACCCGGACAACATCGCCCATATCATTTACACATCCGGCACCACCGGCACACCCAAAGGTGTTGCCGTCACTCATCACAACGTCACGCAACTGTTCGCGCGCTTCGATGCCGGCCTGCCACGCACGGGCGTCTGGTCGCAGTGCCACTCGCTGGCCTTCGATTTCTCGGTGTGGGAAATTTGGGCGGCCCTGCTCGGGGGCAGGCGCTTGGTGGTTGTGCCCGAATCGGTGACCCGCTCACCGGAAGACTTCCACGCATTGCTCGTCGGCGAACACGTCAGCGTGCTCACCCAGACGCCTTCCGCGGTCGGGATGCTCTCACCCGAGGGCTTGGAAACGGCCGCGTTGGTGGTGGCGGGCGAGGCCTGCCCGGCCGAGGTCATGGATCAGTGGGCGCCCGGGCGAGTGATGGTCAACGGGTACGGCCCCACCGAGACCACGGTGTGTGTGGCGATCAGTGCCCCGCTGGTGGCGGGATCGGGCGTGGTGCCGATCGGCTCGCCGGTCCCGGGCGCCGCGTTGTTCGTGCTGGACAGGTGGCTGAAGCCGGTGCCGCCCGGCGTCGTCGGCGAGTTGTACGTGGCCGGTGCCGGTGTGGCGTGCGGATATGTGCGCCGGGCCGGCTTGACCTCGTCGCGCTTTGTGGCATGCCCGTTCGGGCAGCCGGGGGAGCGGATGTACCGCACCGGGGACCTGGTCTCGTGGGGCGATGATGGACAACTGCTCTACCTGGGTCGTGCCGACGAGCAGGTCAAGATCCGCGGGTATCGCATCGAGCTGGGCGAGGTGCAAGCAGCCCTGGCCGCGCTGGACGATGTCAAGCAGGCAGCGGTTATCGCCCGCGAGGACCGTCCCGGCGACAAGCGCCTGGTCGGCTATGTCACCGGCGCGGTCGACCCCGCCGCGGCGCGGGCCACGCTGGCCGAGCGGTTGCCCGCGTACATGGTGCCGGCCGCGGTGGTCGTCTTGGAGGCACTGCCCCTGACCCCCAACGGCAAGCTGGACACCCGCGCCCTGCCGGCACCCGAATACCACAACGTCGGCGGCGCGTACCGTGCCCCGACGACCGCGGTCGAAGAGGTCCTGGCCGGTATCTACGCCGAAATCCTGGGTCTCGAACGGGTCGGGATCGATGACTCGTTCTTCGACCTGGGCGGCGACAGCATCTTGTCGATGCAGGTGGTGGCGCGGGCCCGGGCGGCCGGCGTGCTGCTGCGTCCCCGTGACATCTTCGTCGAGCAGTCCGTGGCCCGGCTGGCCCAGGTCGCCAGTGTGACCACCGGTGAGATCGGTGCGGTCGACGAGGGCCTTGGGGAGGTCGTGGCCACGCCGATCATCCGCTGGCTGCAAGACATCGAGGGTCCGGTCGAGCAGTTCAACCAGTCGATGGTGGTGCAGGCTCCCGCCGGGGCGACGGAAGCCGACGTCGCGGTGGTGCTGCAGGCCTTGGTGGATCGGCATGCCACCCTGCGGATGCGGGCCGACGACGACGGTGCCGGCGGCTGGTCGCTGTGGGTGCCCGAAGTCGAGTCGCTGGAGGCCGCTGGTCTGGTGCACTCGGTCGACGTCTTGTCCGACGAGGCGCTCGTCGAAGCGCGGTCGCGGCTGAACCCGGCCACCGGGGCGATGCTCAGCGCGCTGTGGGTCACCTCGACCTCCCAACTGGCGTTGATCATTCACCACCTGGCCGTCGATGGCGTGTCGTGGCGAATCTTGTTGGAAGACTTGAACATTGCCTGGGCCCAGCATCACAGCGGGCAAGAGGTGGAGTTGCCGGCGCCCGGCACGTCGTTCGCCCGGTGGTCGGCACTGCTCGAGGAGCATGCTCGCGACGCGGCCGTCGTCCAGCAGGCCGACGCCTGGCGGCGGGTGGCGGCCACCCCGGCCGTGTTGCCGGCGGTCCAGCCGGCGGTGGATACCCAGGCCAGCGCCGGACGGTTGTCGGTGGACCTGGATGTCGACACCACCCGGCTGCTGTTGGGAGAGGTCCCGGCCGCGTTTCACGCTGGGGTGCAAGACATTCTGTTGATCGCGTTCGGGTTGGCCTGGGCGGAATTTCTGGGCACCCCCGGGACGCCGCTCGGCATCGATGTCGAGGGCCACGGGCGCCACGAGGAGCTGACTCCGTACGTGGACCTGTCGCGCACGGTCGGGTGGTTCACCACGAAGTATCCCGTGTCGCTGACCGTGGGCGGGCTGGACTGGGCGCGGGTGACCGCCGGTGACCCGGCACTCGGCCCGGTCATCAAAGACGTCAAGGAGCAGCTGCGCGCCCTGCCCGACGGACTGACCTACGGCCTGCTGCGGTATCTGAACCCCGAGGTGGACCTGGCCGGAACCGATCCGGCGATCGGTTTCAACTACTTGGGCCGCATGGGCGCCTCGGCAGCCGAGCTCTCCGAGGACCTGTGGCGAGTCAGCCAGGAAAGCCTCGCCCTGGCCGGTGCGGCCGCGGCGATCCCGATGCCGCTGGCACACACCGTGGAGCTCAACGCCGGCACGGTCGACAGCGAAGCCGGTCCGCACCTGCACGCCAACTGGACCTGGGCACCTTCAGCGCTCGACGACAGCCAGATCAACCGGCTCAGCCAATTGTGGTTCGACGCCCTGGCCGGGATTTGCGCGCATGTCCGCCGCGGTGGCGGCGGCCTGACACCGTCCGACGTCGCCCCGGCGCGTCTGAGCCAGCAGCAAATCGACGATCTGTCCCGGCAGATCCGGATCGCCGATGTGCTCCCGCTGACCCCCGTGCAGCAGGGACTGTTGTTCCACACCGCGCTCGCGGAGGGCTCGGGCGACGATTTGTACGCGGTGCAACTGGGCATCACGGTGACCGGCCCGCTCGACCAGAAGCGGCTGCGCGAGGCCGTGCAGGCGGTCGTCAACCGCCACCCCAACTTGGCGGCGCGGTTCTGCCAGCAGTTCGACGAGCCGATTCAGATCATTCCGGCCGATCCCGTCATAGCGTGGCAGTACGTCGAAATGGCCGGCGGGGACGCCGAAGTCGATGAGCGGGTGCAACGGCTGTGCGCCGACGAACGCGCCGCCGTCTGCGACATCGCCGACCAGCCGGCGTTCCGGGTGGCTTTGATCCGCACCGCAGACAACCGGCATCGGCTTGTCCTGACCATCCACCACATCGTCATCGATGGCTGGTCGCTGCCGATCCTGCTGCAGGAGATCTTCACGCTCTATTACGGGCAGCGATTGCCCGCCGCCCCGGCCTATCGCAATTTTGTCACCTGGCTGGGCGAACAGGACCGCGACGCCGCCCAGGCGGCGTGGGCCGAAGTGCTGGCCGGCTTCGACACGCCCACCCTGGTCAGTCCGCCCGGCCAGGCGGCGGAGCGCGGGGTCGAGTCGTACCGGGTACCGGCCGACACGACCCAGGCCCTCACCGAGCTGGCCCGCTCGAACCACACCACCGTCAGCAATGTGTTGCAGGCGGCATGGGCGCAGGTGCTGATGTGGCTGACCGGCCATCAGGACGTCGCCTTCGGCACCGCGGTCTCCGGCCGGCCCAGCGAGTTGGTAGGCGCGGAAGCGCTGGTGGGACTGTTGATCAACACGATTCCGGTGCGGGCCCACGCCACCGCGACGACCACCATCGCCGACTTGATGGCCCAGCTGCAACGCGCCCACAACGACACCCTCGAGTACGACCACCTGGCGCTGCGCGATATCCACCGGGTGACCGGTCACGACCAGCTGTTCGACACTCTTTTCCTCTACGAGAACTACCCGGTCGACACCGGCGCGCTGTTGGGCGTCCACGAGTTGGCCATCACCGACTTCAGCAGTCGCGAATTCAATCACTACCCGCTTTCGGTGGTGGTGACGCCGGGCCACGAACTGAGCCTGCGCGTCGAATTCGACAGCCAGGTGTTCGACGTGGCTACCGTCGACTCGCTGATCGAGCGGTTGCGGCGGGTGTTGGTCACGATGACCACCGATCCCACGCGACGGCTGTCGGCGATCGATCTGCTTGACGACGATGAGCATTCCCGGCTCGAGGAGTGGGGCAACCGTGCGGTGCTGACGCAGCCCGCGAGCGCGCCGGTGTCGATTCCTGAACTGTTCGCCGCACAGGTCGCACGCGCTCCGGAGGCGGTGGCGGTCAACTGCGGCGAGGGGTCGTGGACGTACCGCGAGCTCGACGAGGCCGCAAATCGATTGGCGCACTTGCTATCCGATCGCGGCGCCGGCCCGGGCGAACGAGTAGCGGTGCTGCTCAACCGATCCGCCGAAGCGATCGTGTCGCTGCTGGCAGTGTTGAAGACCGGGGCGGCTTACTTGCCGATGGATCCCGCGCATCCAACGGCGCGGATGGAGTTCATGCTGTCCGACTCCGCGCCGATCGCCGCTGTCACCAGCGCGGACCTGCGTCCGCGGCTGGAGGGGGTCGACCTGCAGGTCATCGACATCGACGACCCGGCCGTCGCCGCTGCCCCCAACACCGCATTGCCGACACCCGCGGCCGACCACGTTGCGTACATCATCTACACCTCGGGCACCACGGGTAAGCCCAAGGGCGTGGCCGTCACCCATCGAAACGTGACCCAGTTGCTCGAGTCCCTCGACGCTGAGATGGAGCTGGGACAGGTGTGGACGCAGTGCCACTCCCTGGCCTTCGACTACTCGGTGTGGGAGATCTGGGGCGCGTTGCTGCACGGCGGCCGGGTGGTCGTGGTGCCCGACTCCGTGGTCCGCTCACCGGAAGACCTGCACGCCTTACTGGTCAGCGAACAAGTCAGCGTCTTGAGCCAGACTCCTTCGGCGTTCTACGCGCTGCAAGCCGCCGACGCGCTGGCGCCCGAGCTGGGACAACAGCTGAAGCTTCAGACCGTGGTGTTCGGCGGCGAAGCGCTTGAGCCGCAACGTCTTCAGCCGTGGTTGCACAACCACCCGGGACTGCCACGCATGATCAACATGTACGGCATCACCGAGACGACCGTGCACGCCTCGTTCCGGGAGATCGTCGACGCCGACGTCGACAGCAACAACAGCCCCATCGGGGTGCCGCTGGCTCATCTCGCCTTCTTCGTGCTGGACGGCTGGCTGCGGCCCGTCGCGCCCGGCGTGGTCGGTGAGTTGTATGTGGCCGGCGCCGGTGTCGCGAGCGGATATGTCGGCCGCCCGGACCTGACGACGACCCGGTTCGTCGCTTGCCCGTTCGGTGGGCCCGGATCGCGGATGTATCGCACCGGGGACCTGGTGTCCTGGGGTACCGACGGACAGCTGCGGTACATGGGACGCGCCGACAAGCAGGTCAAGATCCGCGGCTACCGCATCGAACTCGGTGAGATCCAGGCGGCGCTGGCCGGTGTGGACGGGGTATCGCAGGCGGCGGTGATCGCTCGCGAGGATCGCCCCGGCGACAAGCGTCTGGTCGGCTACGTCACCGGAACCGCGGACCCGACCGAGATCCGCAGCCAGCTGGCCGAGCGACTCCCGACGTACATGGTGCCGGTCGCGGTGGTGGTGCTGGACGCGCTGCCGTTGACGGTCAACGGAAAGCTCGACACCCGCGCCCTGCCCGCGCCGGAATACTCCGACGTCGACAGTTACCGCGCCCCGACCGATGCGATCGAGGAGATCTTGGCCGGGGTCTACGCCCAGGTGCTGGGCGTCGAGCGGGTCGGTGTCGACGACTCGTTCTTTGACTTGGGCGGCGACAGCATCTTGTCGATGCAGGTGGTGGCCCGGGCCCGGGCGGCCGGCGTATTGTGCCGTCCGCGTGACATTTTCGTTGAGCAGACCGTGGCGCGGCTGGCACGGGTGGCCCGAATGGGTGCCGAGGGCGATGGTGCGGTCGATGAGGGTCTGGGCGAGGTCGTCGCCACCCCGATCATTCGCTGGCTGCAGGACACCGACGGCCCGGTCGAGCAGTTCAACCAGACGATGGTGGTGCAGGCTCCCGACGGGGTGACCGAAGCCGATGCGGCAATCGTGCTGCAGGCCTTGGTGGATCGGCACGCCATGTTGCGGCTGCGCGTCGACGACGACGGCGCCGGTGGTTGGTCGTTGTGGGTGCCCGAGGTCGGCGCGGTGGATGCCACTGCGCTGCTGCAGTCGGTCGACGTGTTGTCGGATGACGCGCTCGTCGAGTCGCGGTCGCGGTTGAGCCTGGCCGCCGGTGTGATGCTCAGCGCGCTGTGGGTCAACTCCACGTCCCAGTTGGTGTTGATCATTCACCATCTGGCTGTCGATGGTGTGTCGTGGCGAATCCTGTTGGAAGACCTGAACATTGCCTGGGCCCAGCATCACAGCGGGCAAGAGGTGGCGTTGCCGGCACCCGGGACGTCGTTCGCCCGGTGGTCGTCGATGCTGGATGCGCACGCGCGCGTGCCAGAGGTCGTAGCCCAGGCCGAGGCGTGGCGGCAGGTGGCCGCCGTGCCTGCCGCGCTGCCGGCGGTGCAGCCGACGACGGACACATTTGCCACGGCCGGACAACTGTCGGTCGGGCTGGACGTCGAGACGACCCGGCTGCTGTTGGGTGAGGTGCCGGCGGCGTTTCACGCTGGGGTGCAAGACATTCTGTTGATCGCGTTCGGGTTGGCCTGGGCGGAGTTCCTGGGGACCGGAGGCTCGCCGATCGGTATCGATGTCGAGGGGCATGGCCGTCACGAGGAATTGGCGGCCGATGTCGACTTGTCGCGGACGGTGGGGTGGTTCACCACCAAGTACCCGGTGGCGCTGGCCGTCGGTGAGCTCGGCTGGACGCAGGTGGTGGCCGGTGATTCGGCGCTGGGGCCGGTGATCAAGGACGCGAAGGAACAGCTGCGCGGCCTGCCCGATCCGCTGACCTACGGTCTGCTGCGGTACCTGAACCCCGACGTCGACCTGGACGGATCCGACCCGGCCATCGGCTTCAACTACCTGGGCCGTCTGGGCGCGGGCGCGACCGATCTCTCCGGTGACCTGTGGCAGGTCTCCCAGGACGACTTGCCGGCCGTGGCGGCAGCAACAGCCGTCGCTATGCCGCTGGCACACACCGTCGAACTCAACGCCGGCACGATGGACACCGAGGATGGCCCGCAGCTGCAGGCCAACTGGACGTGGGCGTCGTCGGCACTCGATCAGGCCCAGGCCAATCGGTTGAGCCAGCTATGGTTCGACGCGCTGTCGGGCATCTGCGCGCACGTGCGCGATGGTGGCGGAGGCTTGACGCCGTCCGACCTGGCGCCCGCGCGTATCAGCCAGCAGCAAATCGACGAACTGCAGCAAACCGATCAAATCGCTGATGTGTTGCCGCTCACCCCGCTTCAGCAGGGCCTGTTCTTCCACGCCAGTACCGCAGAGGACCTCGGCGTCAGCGGCGACGACCTGTATGCGGTGCAGCTGGACATCACCATCACCGGTGCCGTCGACCAGGACCGGCTGCGCGATGCGGTGCACACCGTCGTCACCCGGCACCCGCACCTGGTGGCACGCTTCAGCGGTGACTTCGACGAGCCGCTGCAGATTCTGCCGGCTGAACCCGAATTGACTTGGCAGTACCTCGAATTGGACGAAGGCGACGTCGACGAGCAGGTTGAGCAGGTGTCCGCTGCCGAGCGTGCTGCCGTCTGCGATCTCGTCGACAAGCCGGCCTTCCGGGCGGCATTGCTGCGCACCGCGGAAGATCAGTATCGGTTCGTGCTGACCAATCACCACATCGTTCTGGACGGCTGGTCGAAACCGCTTCTGCTGCAAGAGATTTTCGCCAGCTACTACGGACACCGGCTGCCTGCAGCCGTGTCGTATCGCAAGTTTGTCACCTGGCTGGCCGGTCAGGATCGCAGTGCGGCCCGGGCGGCGTGGCGTGAGGTGTTCGACGGCTTCGACACCCCGACGCTGGTTGGTCCGCCGCAGCGGATGGGGCTTGGGGCGCGGGGCGTCGAAGAGTTCCAGGTGTCCGCGGAGACCACGCTCGCTCTGAGCGAGCTGGCCCGTTCCTGCCGGACCACCGTCAGCACGGTACTGCAGGCCGCGTGGGCGCAGCTGCTGATGCGGATGACCGGTCAACCGGATGTCGCCTTCGGCACCGCGGTTTCGGGACGGCCGACGGACCTGCCCGGCGCGGAATCCATTGTGGGGCTGATGATCAACACGGTGCCGATCCGGGCCAACATCAACTCGGCCACCACCATCGAGGACTTGCTCGGCCAACTGCAAAGCTCTTACACCGACACGCTCGAACACCAGTATTTGGGGTTGAACGAAATTCACCGAATCACCGGGCACGACCAGCTCTTTGACACCATGTTCGTCTACGAGAACTACCCGATCGACACCGCGGCGTTGTCGGGCGTTCAGGATCTGTCGATCACCAGGTTCACCAACCGCGAATACAACCACTACCCGCTTTCGGTGCAAGCCGTGCCGGGTCACGAGCTGGGCCTTCGCGTCGAGTACGACACGGACGTGTTCGACAAGGCCAGCATCGAAACGTTGGTCGAGCGGCTGCGGCGGGTGCTGGTGGCCATGACCGACGATGCAGGGGACGAGTAA